Proteins from a single region of Chryseobacterium sp. W4I1:
- a CDS encoding DUF3817 domain-containing protein, protein MEFIEKYFSKYPQEKIIKWFKQICLAEAISWFFLFTAMTLIRIDPEGIFAIIYISTIGSIHGLFFTLYLLFLPSVRKIYSWDDEDSVFALIAAFFPFATIWIDKKLARFDRE, encoded by the coding sequence ATGGAATTCATCGAAAAATATTTCTCAAAATATCCTCAGGAAAAAATCATCAAATGGTTTAAACAAATTTGTCTGGCGGAAGCTATTTCCTGGTTTTTTCTGTTCACAGCCATGACTTTGATACGCATTGATCCTGAAGGTATTTTTGCAATCATCTACATCAGTACGATTGGTAGTATTCACGGATTATTTTTCACACTTTACCTGCTTTTTTTACCTTCTGTAAGAAAAATATACTCTTGGGATGACGAAGATAGTGTCTTCGCTTTAATTGCTGCATTTTTTCCTTTTGCTACCATTTGGATAGATAAAAAGCTGGCCCGATTCGACCGGGAATAA
- the nadD gene encoding nicotinate (nicotinamide) nucleotide adenylyltransferase → MKKIGLFFGSFNPIHIGHLILANYILENSDMDELWFVVSPQNPFKDKKSLLKDHNRLDMVQLAVKSYPNMRASNVEFSLPKPSYTIDTLTYLHEKYPDYSFSLIMGEDNLDSLHKWKNSDLLIKNHHIIVYPRVFEGEKKDSEYLQHENISMIKAPVIELSATEIRNMIRDGKNVRPMLPPEVFEYLDGSSFYK, encoded by the coding sequence ATGAAAAAAATCGGCTTATTTTTCGGTTCTTTCAATCCGATTCATATCGGACATTTAATTCTGGCTAATTATATCCTGGAAAATTCTGACATGGATGAACTGTGGTTTGTAGTAAGTCCTCAGAATCCTTTTAAAGATAAAAAATCGCTGCTGAAAGATCACAACAGATTGGATATGGTGCAGCTTGCCGTGAAAAGTTATCCGAATATGAGAGCTTCCAATGTGGAATTTTCTCTTCCAAAGCCCAGCTATACGATTGATACCCTCACCTATCTTCATGAAAAGTATCCTGACTACTCTTTCAGCCTGATCATGGGGGAAGATAATCTGGACAGTCTTCATAAATGGAAAAACTCTGATCTGCTGATCAAAAATCACCACATTATTGTTTATCCGAGAGTTTTTGAAGGGGAAAAGAAAGATTCTGAATACCTGCAGCACGAGAATATTTCTATGATTAAAGCTCCTGTTATTGAACTTTCTGCTACAGAGATCCGGAATATGATCAGGGATGGAAAAAATGTACGCCCTATGCTCCCACCGGAAGTTTTTGAATATTTGGACGGAAGCAGTTTTTATAAGTAA
- the recJ gene encoding single-stranded-DNA-specific exonuclease RecJ — protein MSQKWIYKPEPDEEVVDRLSSSLGFGTFESKLLVLRGIDNYQKAREFFKPNLTDIHNPFLMADMQKAVERIATAIENGEKILVYGDYDVDGTTAVALMYLYLSKIVEKKYLDYYIPDRNSEGYGISTEGIDFAKENGFSLIIALDCGIKAVDMINYAQEKGIDFIICDHHLPGDEIPNAVAVLDPKRLDCRYPFKELSGCGVGFKLCQGLNTIYKLPEAELFELTDLLAISIAADIVSMTGENRVLAKMGLKVLRKTRNLGLRLLIPEDKLSHFEISNIVFEIAPKINAAGRISQGKAAVELMVSDNLKHANQIVGDIMNLNDERRELDMNSTLSALNQIIESQQETKHSTIVYHPEWNKGVIGIVASRLIETYYKPTLVFTDGNNGEMVASARSVSDFDVHEALDLCSEYFLKFGGHHAAAGLSMEKDKFEAFKIKFEKVVSEKIKEHQQEPSITIDSEIKVDEINREFINFHRKLAPFGPHNMKPILTLTDQKLSGYLKTMGKDNNHLKFYIKQESTGRNIECVGFKLGQYAEDFKTKNFDLAFTLEENHWKGNVTHYLNIKDVKFRD, from the coding sequence ATGAGTCAAAAATGGATTTATAAGCCTGAACCTGATGAGGAAGTTGTGGACAGATTGAGTTCGTCACTTGGATTTGGCACTTTTGAATCTAAACTCCTCGTTCTGAGAGGAATTGACAATTATCAAAAGGCCAGAGAATTTTTCAAACCTAATCTTACCGATATCCACAATCCGTTCCTGATGGCAGATATGCAGAAAGCGGTAGAGCGTATTGCAACAGCTATTGAAAACGGAGAAAAAATATTGGTGTATGGAGATTATGATGTAGATGGAACCACGGCTGTTGCCTTGATGTACCTATACCTCAGCAAAATTGTTGAGAAAAAATATTTAGACTATTATATTCCGGACAGAAATTCTGAAGGATATGGAATTTCTACCGAGGGCATTGATTTTGCCAAAGAAAACGGTTTTTCACTGATCATTGCTTTAGACTGTGGGATCAAAGCCGTAGACATGATTAATTATGCCCAGGAAAAAGGAATAGATTTTATCATCTGTGATCACCACCTTCCTGGTGATGAAATTCCGAATGCTGTAGCAGTCCTTGATCCAAAGAGACTTGACTGCAGGTATCCTTTCAAAGAGCTTTCAGGATGTGGCGTCGGCTTTAAGCTTTGCCAGGGACTGAACACCATTTATAAATTACCGGAAGCTGAATTATTTGAGCTTACGGACCTTTTGGCTATTTCTATTGCAGCAGATATTGTTTCGATGACTGGTGAAAACAGGGTTCTTGCTAAAATGGGATTAAAAGTTCTCAGAAAGACAAGAAATCTGGGATTAAGATTATTAATCCCTGAAGATAAGCTCTCTCATTTTGAAATTTCAAATATTGTTTTTGAAATTGCACCAAAGATCAATGCTGCGGGAAGAATTTCGCAGGGAAAGGCAGCGGTTGAGCTCATGGTTTCAGATAACCTGAAGCATGCCAATCAGATTGTTGGCGACATCATGAATCTTAATGATGAAAGACGTGAGCTGGATATGAATTCTACTCTTTCTGCTTTGAACCAGATCATAGAATCTCAGCAGGAAACCAAACATTCTACGATTGTCTATCATCCTGAATGGAACAAAGGCGTGATTGGAATTGTAGCCTCAAGACTTATTGAAACCTATTATAAACCAACGCTGGTATTTACAGACGGCAATAACGGGGAAATGGTAGCTTCTGCCAGATCTGTTTCTGATTTTGATGTGCATGAAGCTCTTGATCTCTGTTCTGAATATTTCCTGAAATTCGGGGGACATCATGCTGCGGCAGGGCTTTCCATGGAAAAGGATAAATTTGAAGCTTTCAAAATTAAATTTGAGAAAGTAGTTTCAGAAAAGATTAAAGAACATCAGCAGGAACCTTCTATTACCATCGATTCTGAGATTAAAGTGGATGAGATCAACCGTGAGTTTATTAATTTTCATAGAAAGCTGGCTCCTTTCGGACCTCATAATATGAAGCCTATTCTTACACTCACAGATCAGAAACTTTCAGGGTATTTAAAAACTATGGGTAAAGATAACAATCACCTTAAGTTTTATATCAAGCAGGAATCTACAGGCAGAAATATAGAGTGTGTAGGCTTTAAACTTGGGCAATATGCTGAAGATTTTAAAACTAAAAATTTCGATCTTGCTTTTACCTTAGAGGAAAATCACTGGAAAGGAAATGTAACGCATTATTTGAATATAAAAGACGTAAAATTCAGAGATTAG
- a CDS encoding M48 family metallopeptidase, whose amino-acid sequence MKKITICLLFLGAMNAATAQKINLGKAVGVVSKGAKALTFTNEDAVKLSKESVDWMDKNNQVAGPKDPYTVRLNKLFGKHKSQDGLALNYKVYKVKDINAFACADGSVRVFSSLMDIMTDDELLAVIGHEIGHVKNQDTKDAIKSAYLKAAALDAASSASGTVAALNDSQVGKMANEFLDASHSKKQESEADTYSYDFMKANNYNVVGAYSAFKKLALLSEGSTQTGFEKMFNSHPDSEKRAQAIKKRAEKDGLWKDPGTITIPKTKLTK is encoded by the coding sequence ATGAAAAAAATTACTATCTGCCTCTTATTCTTAGGGGCAATGAATGCTGCTACAGCACAGAAAATCAATCTTGGAAAAGCTGTAGGCGTTGTTTCAAAAGGAGCAAAAGCCCTTACTTTTACCAACGAAGATGCCGTAAAACTATCAAAAGAGTCTGTTGACTGGATGGACAAGAATAACCAGGTGGCAGGCCCGAAAGATCCTTATACGGTAAGGCTGAATAAGCTTTTTGGAAAGCACAAATCACAGGATGGACTTGCTCTGAACTATAAAGTCTATAAAGTGAAGGATATCAATGCTTTTGCTTGTGCAGACGGAAGTGTTCGTGTTTTTTCTTCGTTAATGGATATCATGACGGATGACGAATTATTAGCAGTAATCGGACATGAGATTGGGCACGTAAAGAATCAGGATACTAAAGATGCCATTAAATCTGCTTATCTGAAAGCAGCAGCACTAGATGCAGCATCATCTGCATCAGGAACTGTAGCTGCATTAAATGACAGTCAGGTAGGGAAAATGGCCAATGAATTTCTGGATGCTTCTCACAGCAAAAAACAGGAATCTGAAGCGGATACTTATTCTTACGACTTTATGAAGGCTAATAACTACAATGTGGTAGGAGCATACTCCGCATTTAAAAAATTGGCATTACTTTCAGAAGGAAGTACGCAGACAGGTTTTGAAAAAATGTTCAATTCTCATCCTGACAGTGAAAAAAGAGCACAGGCAATTAAGAAAAGAGCTGAAAAAGATGGCCTATGGAAAGATCCGGGAACAATTACTATTCCTAAAACGAAGCTTACCAAATAA
- a CDS encoding T9SS type A sorting domain-containing protein, translating into MIITLSFCRINAQNYAPLTVTSGYNADLIAEKTGPASLSTTASVDKTPDEYVFVSEDFVSPSGISPIVGLPTSGVVDEIYTPGLFYQLAPYNGNNALKLSNVGDSGVISFSTTPRAKKLFLLVVTGANEPFSPAEKGMAYADVIVNFTDGTSQAFISNFVDDWWGGAWKLVAKAQSKVSRVSDLIKNNPELPRFFHLDLSLSPENQVKNILNISVTKSPSPPGSIEGNLCVFGVSHEVSNGCVAPPAITAGNVTTNSATVSWSAVAGASSYELYVSNSYIAPTPSDPPTDPGITGTSKDLINLSPGIPYYVWVRTSCSPGIVSEWSQVSTSFSTPCLAANVPYTEDFENYIFPFLPQCISQQKINLQGNDWSAGSGYLGFGGLNTNVASLQAGFYFNANTWLYTSGISLEAGKNYTFTFDYVNSGSPQSFKVAYGTSPVNTAMTNLIQDYPNINLSAYASASFTITPATTGVYYFGFNVYTPGTPTGPLGLMVLDNIELTTATLSTLDHQLSGNNIKFYPNPTSDYLYVKNNNKTAEMKVLDISGKLVLSFKKPEEKIDVSKLAKGTYILSVSNSDGTSSAFKFIKK; encoded by the coding sequence ATGATAATAACTTTATCATTCTGCAGGATTAACGCCCAAAACTACGCACCATTAACTGTAACAAGTGGGTATAATGCTGATCTCATTGCCGAGAAAACAGGACCCGCCTCTTTGTCTACCACAGCAAGTGTAGATAAAACTCCTGATGAATATGTATTTGTGTCAGAGGATTTTGTAAGTCCATCAGGTATTTCTCCTATTGTGGGATTGCCAACGTCAGGAGTGGTTGATGAAATCTATACTCCGGGTCTTTTCTATCAGCTGGCTCCTTATAATGGAAATAATGCGTTGAAATTAAGTAATGTGGGAGATTCGGGAGTTATTAGTTTTAGTACAACTCCCCGCGCAAAAAAATTATTCCTGTTGGTGGTAACAGGGGCCAATGAGCCTTTTTCACCTGCAGAAAAAGGAATGGCTTATGCTGATGTCATTGTTAATTTTACAGACGGAACCAGCCAGGCATTTATTAGCAATTTTGTTGATGACTGGTGGGGAGGGGCGTGGAAGCTGGTTGCAAAAGCACAATCAAAAGTAAGCAGGGTCTCGGATCTTATTAAAAATAACCCGGAATTACCTAGATTTTTTCACTTAGATCTGTCTTTAAGTCCGGAAAATCAGGTAAAGAACATTTTAAATATTTCAGTGACGAAATCGCCAAGTCCTCCGGGAAGCATCGAGGGGAATTTATGCGTTTTTGGTGTTTCTCATGAAGTTTCCAATGGTTGTGTAGCACCGCCTGCTATCACGGCTGGAAACGTAACGACCAACTCTGCCACAGTTTCTTGGAGTGCTGTTGCGGGCGCTTCTTCATATGAGCTTTACGTAAGTAACTCTTATATTGCCCCTACTCCGTCTGATCCTCCTACAGATCCTGGTATAACGGGGACTTCAAAAGATTTGATCAATTTATCTCCAGGAATTCCTTATTATGTATGGGTTAGAACAAGCTGTTCTCCAGGGATTGTGAGCGAATGGAGCCAGGTCAGTACCAGTTTTTCGACACCATGTCTCGCAGCAAACGTGCCTTATACTGAAGATTTTGAAAACTACATCTTCCCTTTCCTTCCGCAATGTATATCACAGCAGAAAATAAATTTACAGGGAAATGATTGGAGTGCTGGTAGTGGCTATCTAGGATTTGGAGGTCTCAATACTAATGTGGCTAGTCTCCAGGCAGGATTTTATTTCAATGCTAACACATGGTTGTATACTTCAGGTATCAGCCTGGAAGCAGGCAAAAACTATACTTTTACTTTTGATTATGTTAATTCCGGATCTCCTCAAAGTTTTAAGGTAGCTTATGGTACTTCGCCTGTAAATACAGCGATGACAAATCTTATCCAGGATTATCCTAATATAAATCTGAGCGCTTATGCATCGGCATCCTTTACGATTACCCCCGCTACAACCGGTGTCTATTATTTTGGGTTTAATGTTTATACCCCGGGTACCCCAACAGGTCCTTTGGGGCTTATGGTTCTGGATAATATAGAACTGACCACCGCAACTTTATCTACTTTAGATCATCAGCTATCTGGAAATAATATCAAATTTTATCCAAATCCGACCAGTGATTATCTGTATGTAAAAAATAACAATAAAACAGCAGAAATGAAGGTTTTGGATATATCTGGTAAGTTGGTTTTGTCTTTCAAAAAACCGGAAGAAAAAATAGACGTTTCCAAATTGGCAAAAGGAACTTATATTTTGTCCGTTAGCAATTCCGATGGAACTTCGTCAGCATTCAAGTTTATAAAGAAATAA
- a CDS encoding ABC-F family ATP-binding cassette domain-containing protein — MLTVSNLSLQFGKRVLFDEVNIMFTKGNCYGIIGANGAGKSTFLKILTGKQDPTTGHVSLEPGKRMSVLEQDHFAYDQYTVLETVLRGNKRLFEIKEEMDALYAKEDFSDEDGIKAGELGVIYEEMGGWNSESDAQSMLSNVRIKDDMHWQMMSELENKDKVKVLLAQALFGNPDVLILDEPTNDLDIDTISWLEDFLADYENTVIVVSHDRHFLDTVCTHIGDLDYAKLNLYTGNYTFWYQASQLATRQRAQANKKAEEKKKELQDFIARFSSNVAKAKQATARKKMIDKLNIDDIKPSSRRYPAIIFEMEREAGDQILDVKGLEKTKDGELLFSNIDLNLKKGDKVAVLSKNSLAITEFFEILAGNVQPDKGAVAWGVTTNQSHMPLDNTNFFQEDLSLVDWLRQFTKNDEERHEEFVRGFLGRMLFSGDEALKSCKVLSGGEKMRCMFSRMMLQKANVLLLDEPTNHLDLESITTLNNSLSNFKGNLLLASHDHEMLQTVCNRIIELTPTGIIDREMTYDEYLGDKKVKELREKMYA, encoded by the coding sequence ATGTTAACAGTATCTAACTTATCTTTACAATTCGGGAAAAGAGTTCTTTTTGACGAGGTAAATATTATGTTTACCAAAGGAAACTGCTACGGGATTATCGGAGCAAACGGTGCGGGGAAATCTACATTCCTTAAAATACTAACGGGAAAGCAGGATCCAACTACAGGACATGTATCTTTGGAACCAGGAAAAAGAATGTCAGTTTTGGAACAGGATCACTTTGCCTACGACCAATATACTGTTCTTGAAACTGTATTGAGAGGAAATAAGAGATTATTTGAGATAAAGGAGGAAATGGATGCGCTTTATGCGAAAGAAGATTTCTCTGATGAAGATGGTATAAAAGCGGGAGAATTAGGAGTTATTTATGAAGAAATGGGGGGATGGAACTCAGAATCCGATGCTCAGAGTATGCTTTCTAATGTAAGAATTAAAGATGATATGCACTGGCAGATGATGAGTGAACTTGAGAACAAGGACAAAGTAAAAGTTCTTTTGGCTCAGGCACTTTTCGGAAATCCTGATGTATTGATTCTGGATGAACCTACGAATGACCTTGATATTGATACAATTTCATGGTTAGAAGATTTCCTTGCAGACTATGAAAACACGGTGATCGTGGTTTCTCACGACCGTCACTTCCTTGATACGGTTTGTACGCACATCGGAGATTTAGATTACGCCAAACTTAACCTTTACACAGGTAACTATACATTCTGGTATCAGGCTTCTCAGCTAGCGACGAGACAAAGAGCTCAGGCTAATAAGAAAGCTGAGGAAAAGAAGAAAGAACTTCAGGACTTTATCGCAAGGTTTAGCTCTAACGTTGCAAAAGCTAAACAGGCGACTGCTAGAAAGAAAATGATCGATAAACTTAATATTGATGATATTAAGCCATCTTCAAGAAGATATCCGGCCATTATTTTCGAAATGGAAAGAGAGGCAGGAGATCAGATTTTAGATGTAAAAGGTCTTGAAAAAACAAAAGACGGAGAATTATTATTCTCAAACATCGATCTAAACCTTAAAAAAGGAGACAAGGTTGCTGTACTTTCTAAGAACTCTTTAGCGATCACAGAATTTTTCGAAATTTTAGCTGGAAATGTTCAGCCTGACAAAGGAGCAGTAGCTTGGGGTGTAACTACCAATCAGTCTCACATGCCTTTAGACAATACCAATTTCTTCCAGGAAGATCTAAGCCTGGTAGACTGGTTAAGACAATTTACTAAAAATGACGAAGAGCGTCATGAGGAATTCGTAAGAGGATTTTTGGGAAGAATGCTTTTCTCAGGTGATGAGGCTCTAAAATCTTGTAAAGTGCTTTCCGGAGGTGAAAAAATGAGATGTATGTTCAGTAGAATGATGCTTCAGAAAGCAAACGTTTTATTATTGGACGAACCTACCAATCACTTAGATCTTGAAAGTATCACGACTTTGAACAACTCATTGTCTAACTTCAAGGGAAATCTTTTATTGGCATCTCATGACCACGAAATGCTTCAGACTGTCTGTAACAGAATCATCGAGCTTACTCCTACAGGAATCATCGACAGAGAAATGACTTATGATGAATACCTTGGTGATAAAAAAGTAAAAGAACTTAGAGAAAAAATGTATGCTTAA
- the smpB gene encoding SsrA-binding protein SmpB, with translation MKIEKTVSILNRRARFEYEILEEFEAGMVLTGTEIKSLRSSKASITESFCQFIDGELYIINMMIDEYKLGTFYNHKTKRERKLLLHKKELQKLEKKLKDAGNTIIPLKLYITDKGKAKVLISLARGKKLFDKREAIKDRENKRNLDRILKKS, from the coding sequence ATGAAAATCGAAAAAACAGTTAGTATATTAAACAGAAGAGCTCGTTTTGAGTATGAAATCCTTGAAGAATTTGAAGCGGGGATGGTTTTAACGGGTACAGAAATAAAATCTTTACGTTCGTCCAAAGCATCCATTACAGAATCCTTCTGTCAGTTTATTGATGGGGAATTATACATTATAAATATGATGATTGATGAGTATAAATTGGGCACTTTTTATAATCACAAGACAAAAAGGGAACGGAAATTGCTGTTGCACAAAAAAGAATTGCAAAAACTTGAAAAAAAGTTAAAGGATGCAGGTAATACTATTATACCTCTAAAATTATATATCACCGATAAGGGTAAGGCGAAAGTCCTGATTTCCCTTGCCAGAGGGAAAAAACTCTTTGATAAAAGGGAAGCGATAAAAGATAGAGAAAATAAACGTAACCTGGACAGAATATTAAAGAAAAGTTAA
- a CDS encoding OmpA family protein, with protein MKNLKLGISALALTVASTVFAQTTNNPWLIGVGAHAENHKAVQSKFSNTFSANNLTKTMFNMNNFSITPPLSKLTVARNIGKGLVIDWQTSVGNVDNKRFNMGKEFFLMTGLGFQAKAAGLLWDEESWFDPYLRVGANYLRHDYTSLTFPRYDYKGELISNGDGGNENGKANHFTVSTGAGANFWVTKNFGLGVQGDYVSTPGDKSTVANFWQASASILFRFGNRDRDKDGILDKDDLCPDTPGLPEFQGCPDTDGDGVPDKDDQCPEVAGPVENNGCPWPDTDGDGVIDKDDACPTVAGPAENNGCPWPDTDGDGILDKDDACPTVPGLPEYNGCPKPKKQTAIETTDALKGIFFDFNKATIRPESSAKLDNAAKIIKTDGGNYLVEGQTDAKGAAEYNLKLSRQRAASVVSALEARGVDVSALKSIGVGETKATVSEKASDAERQADRKVVVTAVEDANEWNAIKKKDYEDAPVKKATKKAPAKKKVVKKKK; from the coding sequence ATGAAAAATCTAAAATTAGGAATTTCAGCATTGGCGCTTACTGTTGCCTCTACTGTCTTTGCGCAGACTACCAATAATCCGTGGTTAATCGGAGTTGGTGCTCACGCGGAAAACCACAAGGCAGTGCAGTCAAAGTTCAGTAACACGTTCTCTGCTAATAATTTAACGAAGACGATGTTCAATATGAACAACTTCTCTATTACACCTCCATTATCTAAATTAACAGTTGCTAGAAACATCGGTAAAGGTTTAGTTATCGACTGGCAGACTTCTGTAGGTAATGTAGACAATAAGAGATTTAACATGGGGAAAGAATTTTTCCTTATGACTGGTCTTGGTTTCCAGGCTAAAGCAGCTGGTCTTTTATGGGATGAAGAATCTTGGTTCGATCCGTATTTAAGAGTTGGTGCTAACTACCTGAGACATGATTACACTTCCCTTACTTTCCCTAGATATGACTACAAAGGAGAGTTAATTTCTAACGGTGATGGTGGTAACGAAAACGGTAAAGCGAATCACTTTACAGTTTCTACAGGTGCTGGTGCTAACTTCTGGGTAACTAAGAACTTTGGTCTTGGTGTTCAGGGTGATTATGTATCAACTCCAGGTGACAAATCTACAGTTGCTAATTTCTGGCAAGCTTCTGCATCTATTCTATTTAGATTCGGAAACAGAGACAGAGATAAGGATGGTATCCTAGATAAAGATGACCTTTGTCCAGATACTCCAGGTTTACCAGAATTCCAGGGATGTCCTGATACAGACGGTGACGGAGTTCCAGATAAAGACGATCAATGTCCAGAAGTAGCTGGTCCAGTTGAAAACAACGGTTGTCCTTGGCCAGATACAGATGGTGATGGTGTTATCGATAAAGATGATGCTTGTCCTACAGTTGCAGGTCCTGCAGAAAACAACGGTTGTCCTTGGCCAGATACAGACGGTGACGGAATCTTAGATAAAGATGACGCTTGTCCTACAGTTCCAGGTCTTCCAGAATACAACGGATGTCCTAAGCCTAAGAAACAAACGGCTATTGAAACAACAGATGCTCTTAAAGGAATTTTCTTTGATTTCAATAAAGCGACTATCAGACCAGAATCTAGTGCTAAACTAGACAATGCTGCTAAAATCATCAAAACTGATGGTGGTAACTACCTAGTTGAAGGTCAAACTGATGCTAAAGGTGCTGCAGAATACAACTTGAAACTTTCTAGACAAAGAGCTGCTTCAGTAGTAAGTGCTTTAGAAGCTAGAGGAGTTGATGTAAGTGCACTTAAATCAATCGGTGTTGGTGAAACTAAAGCTACAGTTTCTGAAAAAGCTTCTGATGCTGAAAGACAAGCTGATAGAAAAGTAGTTGTAACTGCTGTTGAAGATGCTAACGAGTGGAACGCAATCAAGAAAAAAGATTACGAAGATGCTCCAGTGAAAAAAGCTACTAAAAAAGCTCCGGCTAAGAAAAAAGTAGTTAAAAAGAAAAAATAA
- a CDS encoding YebC/PmpR family DNA-binding transcriptional regulator: protein MGRAFEYRKASKMARWDKMAKTFSKIGKDIALAVKAGGTDPEANPALRRCIQNAKGANMPKDNVERAIKKAGGADAENYEEITYEGYGQGGVAFFVECTTNNPTRTVANVRAIFNKFDGNLGKNGELAFIFDRKGIFTLDLSQIKMDWDDFEMEMIDGGAEDVEKDEDEVMITTAFEDFGSLSHKLDELKIEAKSAELQRIPNNIKEVNEDQFKANMKMLERFEDDDDVQNVYHNMEISEELMNSL, encoded by the coding sequence ATGGGAAGAGCATTTGAATATAGAAAAGCTTCTAAAATGGCCAGATGGGATAAAATGGCCAAAACTTTCTCTAAAATTGGAAAAGATATTGCACTGGCAGTAAAAGCAGGAGGAACAGATCCTGAAGCCAACCCGGCTTTAAGAAGATGCATCCAGAATGCAAAAGGGGCCAATATGCCTAAAGATAACGTAGAAAGAGCCATCAAAAAAGCAGGTGGTGCTGATGCTGAGAACTATGAAGAAATTACCTACGAAGGATATGGACAGGGTGGTGTAGCATTTTTCGTAGAATGTACAACCAACAACCCAACAAGAACTGTAGCGAATGTAAGAGCGATCTTCAATAAATTTGATGGAAATTTGGGTAAGAATGGAGAACTTGCATTTATCTTCGATAGAAAAGGAATTTTCACGCTTGATTTGTCTCAAATCAAAATGGATTGGGATGATTTTGAAATGGAAATGATTGATGGAGGTGCGGAAGATGTGGAAAAAGATGAAGATGAGGTAATGATCACCACTGCTTTTGAAGACTTTGGATCATTATCACACAAATTGGATGAGTTGAAAATTGAAGCAAAAAGTGCAGAACTTCAAAGAATTCCTAATAACATAAAGGAAGTAAATGAAGATCAGTTCAAAGCGAATATGAAGATGCTTGAGCGTTTTGAAGATGACGACGACGTTCAGAACGTTTACCACAACATGGAAATTTCTGAAGAGCTAATGAACTCACTATAA
- a CDS encoding UDP-2,3-diacylglucosamine diphosphatase, whose protein sequence is MKRNVELVVISDVHLGTYGCKAKELLRYLNSIQPKTLVLNGDIIDIWQFKKSYFPKPHLKVIKKILSLATKNTEVYYITGNHDEMFRKFTDFELGKLKVCNKICLNIDQKKTWIFHGDVFDASVQHSKWIAKLGGKGYDLLIVINNVVNWFLEKMGREKYSFSKKIKNNVKKAVKYIGDFELTASELAIDNHYDYVVCGHIHQPQIREVINKKGSCTYLNSGDWIENLTALEYHDKEWKIFYYDDHKDSLKDDEAEEITDMDNSELLKIVTNFS, encoded by the coding sequence ATGAAAAGAAACGTTGAATTAGTTGTGATATCGGATGTTCATTTGGGAACTTATGGATGTAAGGCTAAAGAGCTGTTGAGATACCTTAATTCTATCCAGCCTAAAACACTGGTTTTGAATGGTGATATTATTGATATCTGGCAGTTCAAAAAGTCTTACTTCCCTAAACCTCATTTGAAAGTCATCAAGAAGATCCTTTCATTGGCGACTAAAAATACAGAAGTGTATTATATTACAGGAAATCATGATGAGATGTTCCGTAAGTTTACAGACTTTGAACTGGGAAAACTAAAAGTCTGCAATAAGATTTGTCTGAATATAGACCAAAAGAAAACGTGGATATTTCATGGAGATGTTTTTGATGCATCCGTTCAGCATTCAAAGTGGATCGCTAAGTTAGGGGGAAAAGGATATGATCTTCTCATTGTAATCAATAATGTTGTCAATTGGTTTCTGGAGAAAATGGGCAGAGAAAAATACTCATTTTCGAAAAAAATAAAAAATAATGTAAAAAAAGCGGTAAAGTATATAGGTGACTTTGAACTTACTGCTTCTGAACTAGCTATAGACAATCATTATGACTACGTGGTATGCGGGCATATTCATCAGCCTCAGATCCGTGAAGTGATCAATAAAAAAGGATCGTGCACCTATCTGAATTCCGGGGACTGGATTGAAAACCTGACCGCACTGGAATACCATGATAAGGAATGGAAAATATTTTATTACGACGATCACAAAGATTCACTTAAAGATGATGAGGCAGAAGAGATCACGGATATGGACAACTCTGAACTTCTGAAAATAGTAACTAATTTCTCTTAA